From a region of the Campylobacter showae genome:
- a CDS encoding peptidylprolyl isomerase translates to MITWMQKHRKYLVVTIWVSTIAFVGAGFVGWGAYDLNASRATSVAKVGHRNISIQEFQNRYGQLHAYYSQLFDGQLSDEKASELGIENLALEALVNDAMLLNFADDLGLGVNDEDIVKYIIADQNFHSNGKFDKELYKNTLKRARTTESEYEESLKNVILLDKLRHAINLPANAQDIDMLTASFLMQDKISMKVVEAGADEIKIDEDALKKLWEEHKNEYKTMTEFKLDTKFIPAISSDSNTNELTEFYNKNKNEYKGSDDKIKEFEAVKDEVLKDYNLKQTKKVALEEYLKIKKDEKQADVSIATFEDNASLPMDELKLAKKGDTLKPFEYEDGYMIVKVKEIVAPRVMSFDEARDQILELYKEQKTKEIVEAKAKELLEKGFKGTDIGFVSRDTVKAEDGLSEGEFNIFVNRLFEKGGKKGYVLLDDKAVVYEVTEQKLTNSEKEKEYKEIITQNVGYLKNNELIRDLTAVLAKRYQVTNYYTKK, encoded by the coding sequence ATGATAACTTGGATGCAAAAGCATAGAAAATACCTCGTCGTGACGATCTGGGTAAGCACGATAGCCTTCGTCGGAGCAGGCTTCGTCGGATGGGGAGCATACGATCTAAACGCGAGCAGAGCTACCTCGGTGGCTAAGGTCGGGCACAGAAATATAAGCATCCAAGAGTTTCAAAACAGATACGGTCAGCTTCACGCATACTATAGTCAGCTTTTTGACGGACAGCTAAGTGACGAAAAGGCAAGCGAGCTAGGCATTGAAAATTTAGCTTTAGAGGCGTTAGTAAACGATGCTATGCTTTTAAATTTCGCAGATGATTTGGGGCTGGGCGTAAACGACGAAGATATAGTAAAATACATAATCGCAGATCAAAATTTCCACTCAAACGGCAAATTTGACAAAGAGCTTTACAAAAATACTTTAAAAAGAGCCAGAACTACTGAAAGCGAATACGAGGAAAGCCTAAAAAACGTAATACTTTTAGACAAGCTAAGACATGCTATAAATTTACCCGCAAACGCTCAAGATATAGATATGCTAACGGCTAGCTTTTTGATGCAGGATAAAATCTCTATGAAAGTCGTAGAGGCTGGCGCAGACGAAATAAAAATAGATGAAGATGCGCTAAAAAAACTCTGGGAAGAGCACAAAAACGAATACAAAACCATGACCGAATTTAAGCTTGATACCAAATTTATCCCAGCTATATCAAGCGATTCAAATACTAACGAGCTAACAGAATTTTACAACAAAAACAAAAACGAATATAAAGGTAGTGACGACAAGATAAAAGAATTTGAGGCTGTTAAAGATGAAGTACTAAAAGACTACAATCTCAAACAAACTAAAAAAGTCGCCCTTGAAGAGTATCTAAAAATCAAGAAAGACGAGAAGCAGGCAGACGTATCGATAGCTACATTTGAAGATAATGCGAGCTTGCCGATGGACGAGCTAAAACTAGCAAAAAAAGGCGATACCCTAAAGCCGTTTGAATACGAAGACGGCTATATGATAGTAAAGGTAAAAGAGATCGTAGCGCCGAGAGTAATGAGTTTTGACGAGGCGAGGGATCAAATTTTAGAACTTTATAAAGAGCAAAAAACTAAAGAAATCGTAGAAGCAAAAGCAAAAGAGTTGCTTGAAAAAGGATTTAAAGGTACCGACATAGGGTTTGTCAGTAGAGATACCGTAAAAGCTGAAGACGGACTAAGTGAGGGCGAGTTTAATATATTCGTCAATCGCCTGTTTGAAAAAGGCGGCAAAAAGGGCTATGTGTTGCTTGACGACAAGGCTGTAGTCTACGAGGTAACGGAACAAAAACTAACAAATAGCGAAAAAGAGAAAGAATATAAAGAAATAATAACGCAAAATGTAGGTTACTTGAAAAATAATGAGCTCATTAGGGATTTAACGGCTGTATTAGCCAAGCGTTATCAAGTAACGAATTATTATACAAAAAAATAA
- a CDS encoding class II aldolase and adducin N-terminal domain-containing protein — protein sequence MDLKYCASEISKIALSMFRKNFFGVFHGSISARILHDSFLINKRTTIFDNLKEEDLIMLNSKRDYRWNDASIDADIHLNIYKNINEAKYVCYAMPPYLTAYTLGHSFIRPRDFFGYIKHHEIPIYDPKQFDDWYERADTEIYRYMLENKTNIMVIKGYGVYVHSRTPYQLAKDVAILENTCKLLSIARLYESERN from the coding sequence ATGGACTTAAAATACTGCGCAAGCGAGATCAGCAAAATCGCTCTTTCGATGTTTAGAAAAAACTTTTTCGGCGTCTTTCACGGCTCTATCTCGGCCAGGATTTTGCATGATTCGTTTTTGATAAACAAAAGAACGACGATTTTTGACAACCTCAAAGAAGAAGATTTGATAATGTTAAACTCAAAAAGGGATTATCGCTGGAACGACGCGAGCATAGACGCAGACATCCACCTAAATATATACAAAAATATAAATGAGGCCAAATATGTCTGCTACGCCATGCCGCCCTACCTAACGGCTTATACTTTGGGTCATTCTTTTATTCGCCCGAGGGATTTTTTTGGTTATATCAAGCATCACGAGATCCCGATTTATGATCCAAAACAGTTTGACGACTGGTATGAGCGCGCGGATACAGAAATTTATCGCTATATGTTAGAGAATAAAACTAACATAATGGTTATCAAAGGATACGGTGTATACGTGCATAGCAGGACCCCGTATCAGCTTGCAAAAGACGTCGCGATCCTTGAAAATACGTGTAAATTGCTAAGCATAGCTCGCCTTTACGAATCTGAACGAAACTAA
- the rsmH gene encoding 16S rRNA (cytosine(1402)-N(4))-methyltransferase RsmH, translated as MNSPHVPVLLDEVLRAFEDIKSGAIVDCTLGYGGHSSAILEQNQNVNLIACDQDEEAIKFSSERLKKFGQRAQIFKSKFSEILSKVEQGQIRGILADIGVSSLQLDKNERGFGLKSENLDMRMDAQAKFSAYDVVNFYSAKELERIFADYGELPNPAKFAAKIIEARQSGEIKSAEHLAQIIGLKGINGRSVSAATLAFQAIRIEVNNELGELQNLLQSIEDSQIDECVVAIISFHSLEDRIVKNKFRQWAQSCICPPQALRCTCGGDNALGKIVSKKAITPCAAEIKANPRSSCAKMRIFKISRGKNAR; from the coding sequence TTGAACTCCCCACACGTTCCCGTGCTGCTTGATGAAGTTTTACGAGCTTTTGAGGATATAAAAAGTGGCGCGATTGTTGATTGTACGCTCGGATACGGCGGGCATTCCAGCGCGATTTTAGAGCAAAATCAAAACGTAAATTTGATAGCCTGCGATCAAGACGAAGAAGCGATCAAATTTAGCTCCGAAAGACTGAAAAAATTCGGTCAAAGAGCGCAAATTTTTAAGAGTAAATTTTCAGAAATTTTGAGCAAAGTGGAACAAGGTCAAATTCGCGGTATCCTAGCCGACATCGGCGTTTCGTCGCTGCAGCTAGATAAAAATGAGCGCGGCTTTGGACTAAAGAGTGAAAATTTAGATATGCGCATGGACGCGCAGGCTAAATTTTCAGCTTACGACGTTGTAAATTTTTATAGCGCAAAAGAGCTAGAGCGTATATTTGCTGACTATGGCGAGCTGCCAAATCCGGCTAAATTTGCTGCTAAAATCATAGAAGCCAGGCAAAGCGGCGAGATAAAAAGCGCCGAACATCTCGCGCAAATAATCGGGCTAAAAGGTATAAATGGACGCAGCGTTAGCGCGGCGACGTTAGCTTTTCAGGCGATAAGGATAGAGGTAAACAATGAGCTTGGCGAGCTGCAAAATTTACTACAAAGCATCGAGGACTCGCAGATCGACGAGTGCGTTGTGGCGATAATTAGCTTTCATTCGCTAGAAGATCGCATCGTAAAAAATAAATTTAGACAGTGGGCGCAAAGCTGCATTTGTCCGCCGCAAGCCCTTAGATGCACGTGCGGAGGGGATAACGCGCTGGGTAAAATAGTCAGTAAAAAGGCAATAACGCCATGCGCTGCCGAGATCAAGGCAAATCCGCGCTCAAGCTGCGCGAAAATGAGGATTTTTAAAATTTCAAGAGGTAAAAATGCAAGATAA